Part of the Geminocystis sp. M7585_C2015_104 genome, ACTTTCATCAACGGCAAGAAGGTAAACAAGGTCATCCTAAAGGATGGGATGGTGATTCGTCTAGCCAGTTCGGGGCCAAAAATAAAAATCAATATTAGCGACTCACCGGATACTGCCGGGGGGGATACCACACAACGGCCACAACGTCGTGTTACTGGCAGGGATTCCACGAAGGAAACAATGTTGAACAAGGACACGATTATGAGTAAGGAAACAGTAATCAGTGAATAATCTAGTCCACCCTATGTGAGCACCTTCTGGCTGTAGTGAGCCAGTTGTTTGATTTCTGTGAAGGAG contains:
- a CDS encoding FHA domain-containing protein yields the protein NDVILYSAVVSRHHLEIRPWGKEWALINLGSNGTFINGKKVNKVILKDGMVIRLASSGPKIKINISDSPDTAGGDTTQRPQRRVTGRDSTKETMLNKDTIMSKETVISE